Part of the Deltaproteobacteria bacterium genome, CCTTATCTGGAGATGACGGAGATCCAGAAAAGAGTACTTGAAGAAGGAGGCCCGGCGCTTCTTTTTGAGAATGTGAAGGGGAGCAAAATAAAGGCGCTGGGTAACCTTTTCGGTACCGTGGAAAGGGTCGCCATGGGGCTGGGGAAAAAGCCTGAAGAACTGAGGGAGGTAGGTGAGCTACTTGCTTATCTTAAACAGCCCGAGCCGCCTAAAGGCTTTAAAGATGCTCTCGGAAAATTGCCCGTACTCAAACAGATGCTCAATATGCCGCCCAAAACGCTCTCCAGAGCATCCTGTCAGGAAGTAGTTTTGAAGGGCGACGATATTGATCTTGCTCAATTCCCTATCCAGTCATGCTGGCCCGGGGAACCGGCGCCTCTTATTACCTGGCCCCTTGTTGTTACTAAGGACCCGGATACGGAAATGCATAATGTCGGTATTTACCGCATGCAGGTAGTGGGCAGGGATAAGACGATCATGCGTTGGCTTCACCACAGGGGAGGGGCTCAGCATCACGCCAAATGGAGTGCTAAAGGAAAAGCAACCCCTTGCGCTGTCGCTATTGGGGCAGATCCCGGCACCATACTGGCTGCCGTAACACCTGTACCTGATACCTTATCTGAATATTCTTTTGGAGGACTTCTCCGTGGGGGAAAAGTTGAACTTGTCGAATGTAAAACCGTTCCTCTCAAGGTGCCTGCTTCAGCCGAGATTATTTTTGAGGGTGAAGTTTCCATGGTGGAGACGGCCATGGAAGGGCCTTATGGAGATCACACGGGTTATTATAACGCAGCTGAGCCATTTCCCGTCTTCAAAATTAACTGCATTACTCACCGTAAAGATCCCATTTATCATACTACCTTTACCGGTCGTCCACCTGATGAACCGGCCATTCTTGCCCTGGCCCTAAATGAGATTTTCGTTCCTCTGCTCAAACAGGCCTTTCCTGAAATAGTCGATTTCCATCTTCCCATGGAAGCCTGTTCCTACAGGATGGCTGTTGTT contains:
- a CDS encoding UbiD family decarboxylase, giving the protein MAFSDLRDFIKFLEKKGELVRVAAEVDPYLEMTEIQKRVLEEGGPALLFENVKGSKIKALGNLFGTVERVAMGLGKKPEELREVGELLAYLKQPEPPKGFKDALGKLPVLKQMLNMPPKTLSRASCQEVVLKGDDIDLAQFPIQSCWPGEPAPLITWPLVVTKDPDTEMHNVGIYRMQVVGRDKTIMRWLHHRGGAQHHAKWSAKGKATPCAVAIGADPGTILAAVTPVPDTLSEYSFGGLLRGGKVELVECKTVPLKVPASAEIIFEGEVSMVETAMEGPYGDHTGYYNAAEPFPVFKINCITHRKDPIYHTTFTGRPPDEPAILALALNEIFVPLLKQAFPEIVDFHLPMEACSYRMAVVSMQKQYAGHARRVMMGVWSFLRQFMYTKYVIVVDDDIDVRSWKDVMWALSTRVDPLRDTVMVDRTPIDYLDFASPLDSLGSKMGIDATNKRGAEISREWGTPIKMTEEIVKRVNERWEELGLSGK